The sequence below is a genomic window from Paramisgurnus dabryanus chromosome 4, PD_genome_1.1, whole genome shotgun sequence.
ATACAACTTAAACCGCAGCTGAGCATTTATGTAGCCTATctaataaaaaacagcatcatgTGCAGAGGGCGCTAGCAGGCTCGCGGATGAtatctttacttttactttagattaagaaaacatttacttttagCCAAACAGTtagttttaaatttaattttttatatttgtccaATTCTTTACATTAGAATTGATTCAGCACTATTCTTGAGCAAAAACATGGAGAGGAGCGGTGAAATAATGAAATCAATAACTTGAGTTTTTGGTAAATATGAGGTCATCGTACTTGAACGAACATCCTGTAAGTTTCAGAATCGAAAACGTCCTTGTTACTGAAATATCAACTGTTATTCACACCAAGCCCAGGAAACACCAGGTTCTGGAATGTGCCTATCTATGACGTAGTAGCCGATTTTTTAAACACATAACGTCTACTTCAGTAGCCCCACCTACTGGTTCGCGCTaaaaccaattattattgcatcgtCATTATTATGACTACTTGTTTATTGCTCACTTGTGgctatttttattaccccaaaataataaatgtacattatgaattaccaaaataattgttagCGACAGTCCTAGATTAGTTCCGTCCTAATCTACACCAAAGGATGTATAACTATAAAGAGCCtgtaagtgtctcgtcacacccctaaatccttttttacatatattataatatttcaaGATAACACAAAAACACCTGTTTCTTGAGGTCAGCCACTTCTGCACTGGTTTCGTTCCACAGTTCATAAGGAATGTCCATGACCACCTTCACTCCTTTATGGACGAGGTTATGTAGGGTGGAGAATGTCTCAGACATACCCTAAAAAAAGAGTGCAAGGGACTGTCACAACTTACCACCAATATtgatttaatgcagtttaacaTAACAGCACACACATTTTTCAATCTATGATCTAAGCATATCATCAGGTCTTAGTCATTTATGTTATAACAAGTAAAGGGATCCAGACTTCTGTACTAAGATCAAGTCATCATTACCTTTGCAAAGCGATTGCTTCCATCTCTTTCTTTGTGTAGATTGTACTGCATGATTCTGGAGCACACATTCTCCATTACCTCTATGAAACGAATATCACTAATGCAATAGAAAcagaagtaaaaataaaaatcaatggTCATTTTTGAGTACACTACCCTTATAAACTTGTAGTCGTGAATAAGAGGCTTACGATTTGACGTATTTGATTGGTGGTGAGCCTTTATCGTCCAAAAAGCGGTAGTTGGTCTCTATGACTTCTTTTGTTTTGCCCGTCTCTTCGAATGCAGACTTCATCTCAATGCTCACAAATTTGCATACtataaaacacatttagaaGATTAAAGGGAACTGAAAGTGGCTATTTCTCATAGCTTGTCATGAAGCCAACCCTTCTGaattacacacacagacactatGCACAATACACGCTTGACATGACAGAAGTAACACATGAATTCTGTTGAAAAGAGGAAATCTGCTTTCtagattgtgtgtgtgcgttgtaTCTACATATACTATCTTTGTGAAGAccatttttttaatactgtaccCTGTAATACCATGATATATGTAATACCATGATGATCCAAGTGATGGACAGTGAGGACATTTTGGCCAGCTCTGACTTTATACTACCCCTTTAAAAGGCTGTTTGAGGGTTAAGACTTAGGTTTAGGATTAAAATTAGGTTAGGGTTGGGAAAAGCATAACGTCTATGAGTGTCCTAACGAGTGTGTGCGTGCACAAATGGCAGTTATGTTATATTTTCCTGTAGCTCATTGGTACAAGAGTCTGCCAAATGCCTACATTTacgtttacatttatgcatttggcagatggttttatccaaagcgaacCAATGTACAATAAATTCAATCGATACATTTCTTTtctcagtatgtgtgtttaccAGCAGGTGGTTGGTAAAACTGTATTAACATTTGTCGATATGAAATTGTGCAATACAGAGATTAGTGTACCCTATTTTGATGCACAATGTTTTACCCATAAAACCGATCAGTCTCTTAAATAATTTCTTGTATAATACTAATATTTCAATAAGTTAGCGTAAAACAGTTATCTGTGAAAGCGATAGTGATCTGTGTCTGGTGTATCTGCAGCAGAATAATAAATAAGACAATTATTGTGAATAAGGACACTGTTCCTACCTTCACATTTATTGGGCAGATGCACCCATTCATCGTCTCCGCTTTTTTTCCCAATAGCAGCACTTACAAAAGCTAACACGAcgcaaataaaaacattcattGTTTGATAGTGTCAAAGACTTAACACGATGATTTACAAAACACTGCACATCCTTATTTCACTGGCCGCTATATCTGATGCTTTCACTTCCGCTTTGGCAGGTTGACGCAGATGCTGAGCAGTGGACCAATCGGCGACGACGGAGTGGCATCGGAGAACCAATGAAAAGCGTGGGTGGGGTCGAGAACATGAATTCATTAGGCGCTGCGCAAACCTATCGTGGTATGACATCAAGGTATCGCGAGAGCTATTTGAAAGCacagctctcgcggtactttacACAGAGCCTCAGATTCACCTCTTCTTTTTTACATGAGAACGTTACTATATTATCAGATATACTTTATAAGTTCAAATTAATTGagatttttaaatgacaaagatttatgtaaataaaaaatgaacagtGCGAGGACAAACTCATGTACAGTATTTGCATTTATGAAGTTGTAACACGCGTGTTGGTATCAAATGCATTACATAGTTCACCaataaaatcaatcaatcaatcaatcaatcaatcaatcaatcaaatttCAATAAACTCGTGTCTTTTAGCACAGTAGTTGCGTTTACTGTATAGGCCTACTGAAATTATGTCTATTTCTATGAGTTGTTTTTCAATTGTGCATTTATGCAATAGATACAAGCAACCACCAGAGGGCATTACACTTCATATAATCACATTTTCTTTAAGATTTGAAATTGCTCTCATAAATTTCCATGTCATTTTTACCAATTACTACACACCTGTTACAGATCAGCACTGGCAGTATTGGCTCATCTTGCCAGGAGGAAAGAAATCAAATATTGAGATATAAATCCATTAGAACTGAACCAGACCACATCGGCTTCTTTTTTCATCTGACTTCTGGTAGCTATTTCTGTTATATAATAGCTATTGCATAATGATTTATTTACAATACCAGAAGGTTCAGGGTCACTCAGTCtttatgatttttttcacatttagaGTGATAGTTAACTCATTAAAACTAtggaataacacaaatgtataACTATGAATAAATActaaaattttatatatatataaatatattagcaTCTTCAAAGTTAACCACCGTTTGCACTAGAGtgaacaaaattttattttcggGTCTCTGTCTACCAGAATCTTGAGGTCTCACCCTAAAATGCTTTCCATTTCAaatgcattttatattaaataaaacttttattttgttttgtaatgaaagaaattatgacattttttaatgatagaAATATAAGAATTATGATAGAAATATGTTGGCACAATTATATTTTTCTTTACGTAACTAATTTCAAAGATTCAGACATATCCCTAAAAATAAAAGGTTttcaaaatcattaaaaacatgttaGTCAAGCAACCCCAAACTTTTTAGACGGTAATGTATGGAAAGCTCTGTGCTGCagtctaataaaaaaatgttaatctgcactttccatGGGCACACAGACAAGGGTTTGCTGGGATACactacataaaaaataaattaattaattttgcaTCATTTACCATCACCCAGATCAGTGGTTTAAACTTTTCTGCATGCGTGCGTCCCTTCGCAGCCCTCCAAAGAAAAGTCTTTACATAAAATGATCTTAAACTTAGATattgaattaaataaaacatattatATTATCCAATTTAGTGTTGTTAGTTAGCTTTATGTTTCTGAGGTttaatgataaattaatgtatttaaataaagtcaTAAAACTGGGGTCCCTTGGTACCATCTCACCCCCACCcacccagtttgaaaaccacttaCCTAGATCACAATATGGCATCCAGATCAGTGAATTGTATACATCTACACACTAATATATCTCGTTCAAGAACTGGCATCAAATCAAACACATTACTACGGTTATTCTGCTTTATTGAATCTGCATATTCGGCATTCCCTTGAGTTTAGCTTCTGGCTGTCAGAACTACGTTTTAATCTTATTCATATGTTCACACATTTCCAAGGAAAAGTACAAACCGATGTAAGAATCATACAAGATGAGCGTGTATTTCATTCAAGTGTTTACACAAGCATTTACAGCGCCTTGACGAAAGTACTCAGACCTGCAACCAAATCTTTCATTTGACTGAATTACACAGTCCTACACTGAATTTTTGTGCTTTGTGATTTTTTATTTCAAGGCACTGCAACTGTAActaatgtaacattcctctacaGTATGTTATATAATATTCGTAACACAAAGTATTTATTCTTTTGAAGAAGCAACCTGTTGCAGCCTGTGAATTACGGGTCTATATTAATTCACAttcacattttcattttattaacaaatcattttaaattcaaTTAATGAAAACATGAATCAATGCCAAATTCAAGCCATTTCAGTCTTTAGAAAAATGAAAAGCCATTTCCAAAATTTACTGCGATAACATGAAAGAGTTGGTTATATGTCAAAATGCTTTCGCGAGGCACCGTACATGTTTCATCAGCATTCATCATCGCACAATAGGGGGATTTCGTATTCGATGCATGTCCCTGGACATTTCCCCTGTACCTGATTATTATAACGTACTAATTGATATTCACACACAGTAAAAAGTAAGCagccaaacaaaacaaaaattcaAAAACATTATATTAGTATACTGTATAAATAAAGTCTGTCTAGACTAAAACAGTCTTGAAATTAAATCATTTATACATGCTattcaaaatacaaaaataagatTTCAGTCATGTTAGATTCTAGCATAACTTCAGCCCTCCGGGTGCATAACAGGAGTAATGCCAGACTATGATAGCACTAAAGTGAAAGATCTTATGGGTACACCAGGTGAGCGACACCTTCATCTCACCGATTACTTActtcaaaaagtacagcggaAAATAGCACATTTTATCACCGGTGTATAAACATCATATCAGATGTTTCTTGCCCCGTACATGGTCCATTGTGAACTTTATCTGAATGAAACACATGGCTATGAATTGACATTTCAGTGCACATTGATGATGCATTTGGAACagtaaatgataaataaaacaaatcagCAAATCTATGtttaaagtcaacatgaaacttCTTTCTGTAATGTAGATAGTTTgggcaaaaatgatattaaacccatgatttactcacccccaagctgttcgagttgcatatgtccatcattttttagacgaacacattttcagttatttaagaaaatgttttagatctttcagttaatcaaaggTAAAGTTACGTGGTCCATGTCCTTCAAAGtccaaaaatgtgcatccatccttcaaaaaaaaaaaatccaaacgaCTCCACGAGGATAAACAAAGGCCtcctgagggtaatccgcgcgatgttgttgtagaaatatccaaatgtaaaactttataaacaaaaataactagcttctggtaagGCCGCCATCTAAAGGGAGTCAcacaccggacgcgcagctcagcgcacACTGCGTCGAGTCGCCGCTAGGACAACTCTTAGGGGTCGTGGAactggaagtgcacattaaatagcgcgagcttagtcagatagcatctacttcaaaatgctaaatatatgttaatcgttaatgatttgggacaaatatgatgtcatgtaatgttaaactatgtgagtggcgctctgtggcgcgacagggatttgagcaactttcTGAGTCGTAGCTGGGTGCTGTGGACAGGTGCCACCTGTCGGCGGCGGTGTGCGtacactcatagaaaacaatgtgttcgattttttttagaatggcgcggcgctgagctgccgtgtgcgaccccctttaggctcctctgtattcaggagagagtattagcgtagtgtacgcacttttcttagtgacgtatgccaaattcggagggcgggggtactgagcagcagcagagtagcctccgtaaaCTGCGTGCACACTCACCTTGAATGCAGACAcaactaagatggcggcgttaccggaagctagttatttttgtttataaagttttacatttggatatttctacaacaataCCACacgattaccctcagaaggcctttgtttatcatcgtggaacCGCTTGGATTTCTTTTGTAAAGAATGGATGCAAAtattttggacttgaaggacgtgaaccctgtaactttacatatgattaactgaaagatctaaaacattttctaaaataagtgAAAATGTGTCCGTCTGAAATGATGGAcctatgcatctcggacagcttgggggtgagtaaatcatgggtttaatattatttttggccgaactatccctttaagaaacacAGGGCCTTGATCTAATCCATTTGGAAATGCTTGGATCATTAAAAGTATTAATGTTAAAGGTAAAGTACTGTACATGCAGGCATCTCAATGTATTCCAATGATCGACATACATTTCATGCATCTCGCCGTCACCTTTTTGCATACATGATTGGAACCGAGGggcaattcccatagacctccatgttaaaatggccaactttacagtagaaaataatatgtttacagcctgataaaaaaaattgtttttggtctgtatagctaattttgcccttcatgacaactgtgaggggggtgaatatttttgtaactcatctgtttaagtgatattaagccttaaagttctgcataattaagggcgtggccacgtgagtgacaggtgaactgccactgctatCACTAGAGTCGAGATAGGCGGGTGTgttttcagcaaccagccacctcagcttcacccacatcCTGTCTTTTTATCCATTTTTAGTTATCTGAAAGTAATGTGCAGTGACGCGCGGCAAAGATGGCGACGAcaggcaccgcctactattggcttcaaaaaagctcttcacaaaccaatgggtgatGTCACAAACACAACGTCCGTAtgttttacagtctatgggtcAAACCGGAGATCTTCGCATTAAGAATGCAATGCTTTATCACTTAAGCTTACTATTTGCTATTATTGCTGtaaattttattacatttaagacAACCAGCTTTCAATTTGAGAAGTTTTTAGATTAACGTTCACCAAAATGATGAAGTCACTTCAGAGGCGGAGCAAGTTATTACAATCCTCTTTGGAAAAACGTGCGCTCATGAGACCTAGAATGGGGCGATTTTgatttcatgttgactttaaatTATTGTCATTTTGACACTGCATGACATCACCAGCATCTATTTGCATCTTTTTACAATTCTGTCTGAAAAAAACATGCTGGCTTTGAGTTTGAACACAGCATGacaaaatgagagagagagagagagagagaggagagagagagagagagagagagagagagaaagagagagagagcagcaCTAATAGGTAatgaaaacagtaaataaatgtCTCGACTATATTACTTGTCCAAATATTTGTGTACCTGGCCTGCGGTTTACAGAACATTTCTAATGAAATGTTTCGTCTGTTCTGCTGGTTGTGACATGTTTTGGTTCCTTCTAAATCTATCTGTCGTCCATCGTTTCATTTGCTCATCCCTTCTGCCTTATAAATAGCTTTTGATTTGGTTAAATCTTAGAGAGAAAATACAAATATTGCAGCAGCAAACTAAATGCGATAAAACAAAGGAACCGGTCGGTTGGTAATCGTTATTGATATCGTCACTGATTATTGTTATTATCAAAGTGCTGTACAGTACATAGTAGCGATACTATAGCTGCGTGGTCACCGAATCGTCCTGTTCCGTTACCCAGTGGGAGGAGTCTTGCCTTAGTACGTCACAAGGCCCGACCAAACCCTGGAACACGTCCTCGCTCGAGTCCAAGAGTCGGGAACTGGAAGCTGAAAAACTGGAAGCACAGTGGAGGGAGGTGGGGGAGGACAGAGGTCCTAATGTCAGCAAAACATCCCTCCCGTTAACTCTCTGTCCATTTGTTGCCGTGGCAACACTGTCGCCCTCGTTTAAAGTGGCCGCATCCACCCGATTAAGGTTGGTCTCGCTGCGGGTGACGGGACCATCACCTCTGGTGAAGCCTAAGTCCTGCCAAGCCCCGGGCGGGTGAAGCAATCCATCTGAGATAGTGTAGGTTGCCGCCGTAACACCTGCAGGCTGGGGAAGGTGACTGCCCATGCGCGAGAACAGCAGGCCGAGCCGTCTGAAAGAGTTCTTCTTGGAACTGGAGAAGCGCGAAAAACGCCTCCAAGTCCGTGAAAGTGCAGGTCTCGCTGGAGCCACCGAGGACAGGGAAGAGGAGGGCGATGGGTTCTTCCTCAATCCGTTGATCTTTGGTTTAACCTCCCTGTACGTTGACGATGCTGCAACCTCTACCCCGGAGATGGAGCGAAAGAGGGCGGAGACCCCATAAGCCGGATCCGAAGGCGTGATAGTCTTAAAAGACACGCCCTTGGCTCCGATGCTGCCGCCGTCGCTGTGGTGCAAGTTGTTGCTCGACGCTTCGCCGTCATCGCTCGCCTCGTCTCTTAACGTGGCCTCGCTGCTGGAGGAGTAGTTCCTGCGGGGCGGCTTCCGGTTGCCGAGAAGGTCTAAAACTTCATAGCGGAAACTGGAGATGTCCTGTTTTAACTCCTACAATAAAGATGTATAGTAATAAAGTTTCGCAGGATGAACTGTACCGTACGTTTGTGCATACTTAATTTTTGTAATGATGTTGGCCAGAATTGAATACGTTTTGGTCATAAATGCATACTTTGTGTAATTGTTTGGCACGTCAAGGTTGGCTAAATCCAAAATTACCTTAAAATTCTCCTCCGTCAGGCCTTCTTTCGTCTTAGCGCTGCGAATCATGGATGCCACGTACCTCTTCACCAGACTACGGATGACTTCCTGGTAGGGTGAAGGAAATAAGGAGGTAATCAGTGATATGAAACAGCATCTCCTAATCGTGTTAATCTGGTAATGTACAGCTGCATGTTTGGTATGATGGTGCAATGAAAATAAAGAGTAGGAAAACAAAGCCAGGGGCGCATCAGCGTAATGCAATTACATGCACATTGTTTGTATACTCGCAGACGTGTGTAATCGCAGACCGCTGGCATACCTGATAATGCTGATTCTGGATCAGTCTGTCGGCGTGCTTTTCCTAAAAGGAGAAAGAGATATATTCACACTGTTTATGCAGAGTAATCGATCTCATAACGGCtccatttatttgtttgtttaaggGATACTTCACTCCAAAATGATAATAACCCTGTCGTTCTAAACCACAAAGTGCTCCGATTGTCTTCACAAcacattttaagatatttttgatgaaaacccGGGAGGCTTGTGACTGTAATATTGACTTCATTAATTTCACAATTCTTTTccaaataaaagaataaaatacATCGCCAAAAAGGTCCATCAGTAGTTTATTATATTATGAAGCGACAAGAAAACTATTGTGCACAAAACCCCCCAAAACAAAcaattttattaaacaatttgTTCTCCTTCAAGTCATTCAGTGCATGCTCACAAGCAGACTACGGCGCATGCTGCTGATGTCACCTGCTGCTGATGTTACCTGCTGCTGATGTCACCTGCTGATGTAGttgccaatgttttttttttttttgtgcttttttatttaagccattatgcaaacattgtaaacaatacttaaacagCCCGTATAAATGTGCAAATTACTTGCCAGCGTATTCTGTGTCTGTTATGTGTCTACGTCAGCAGCAGCAGCATGCGGCGAAGTCTGCTCGTAAACATGCATTGAACAACCAAGGAGGAGAACAAGTTgttcattttgttttctttgcgcaCAAAAGTGTTCTCGTcacttcataatattattattgaactactgatggggtggcacagtggctcagtgggagcactgttgcctcacagcaagaaggtcctcGGTTTGAGCCCCGGCTAGtgcaggtggcctttctgtgtggagtttgcattttctccctgtgtcagtgtGGGCTTACTCCGGGAACTccagtttcctcccacaggccaaaaacatgcaagttaggcaaaATTGTCCCTCGcccaacttgtgtatggattaactggtTCACGCCATGAATAAAGtagtagatgctggaatggtgtaAAGAAATAAAAGGAAGGAAGGAACTACTGATGGAAAATGGATCTTTTCTTTCAATCTTTTATGGGAAAAAGAATTGTGAAACTATTTAATAAAAtcgtttgttttgttttctttgcacacAAAAGTGTTCTAGTtgctttataatattattattaaacaacTGATGGAACATGGACCTTTTTGGCAATGTCAATTTTTTGTGGGGAAAAGAATTGTGAACTAACTGAAATCAATGGGATAGACAGAAGCCTCctggttttcatcaaaaatatttaaaaatgtgttttaaagacaaTCAAACCACTTGGTGGTTTAGAAAGACACAAGGCTAAATGTTATatgataaaattattattttggggtgaactatccctttaacaatcCATTTAATTTccattacactgcaaaaaatgactttcttacttagtatttttgtcttgttttcagtagaaatatctaaaatattttaaattaagatgctttttcttgatgagcaaaatgacctaagacaataagtctagttttaagacaaataatatacaatttaagtgaaattgtccttaaaacaagcaaaattaactgccaatggggtgagaaaaaaaattgtgaaataagatttcttttttcttaaaggaacagtatgtaagaaatttatatcaattaatcattaaatggccctgaaatgtcactagacattaagaaaacatcttcatttcaaatacttatatcactcacaacagcggtccggccaggatattgtcatttaaaaagtggagttgcagccctcaactgatgtttatgttgtcgtttggtatattggccaccagctgtgtgattgcagtaccagttttagccacacgttttgtgattgcaataccagttttggccacaatcctacatactgttcctttaaacacttaattcaagtaaaattttctcaccccattggcagataattttgcttgttttaagcacgaatttacttaaattgtatattttttgtctaaaacctagtattattttcttaggacatcttgctcatcaagaaaatacatcttgatcatcgcactaaaaaataaccaaagagtttcaatatttttcctgtttaaaacttgactcttctgtagttacattgtgtactaaggccgacggaaaattaaaagttgtgattttctaggcagatatggttggGAACTAGACTcgcattctggcgtaataatcaagttgctgatgtaacatggcggcagcaggtgcaatgatattacgcaatgcccaaaaatagtgccctgctattgaaagtaaccaaggggactattttcgtgcggtgcgtaatatcactacgcctgctgctgccatgttacggcagcaaagtacTTGATttttacgccagaatgagagtatagttcctagccatatctgcctagaaaatctcaacttttaattttccgtcggacttagtacacgatgtaactacagaagagtcaagttttaaatagaaaaagatctaaactttttggttatttttaagcgcaatgctaatggtcgtaatcagattcaatggattatgctaagctaaacTAAAAGGGGTAGCGCCAGACCCtaagatcggctgaatggattcgaaaacggtaagaatcaaatgtttatctctaggggagctggaaaattagaatattttttaaaaaagtggaatgtccctttaatgtttagtAGTTTTATCAGATATTACAGTATAACTGCTCTTTACTCAGCTCGACATGTAGGCAGGTTTATATAACGATTAAGGTTTGATAGCACTGCCTGAAAACATGTGGGAGAGTGCTgagtgaagagagagagagatttgttactattgtgttattgtatgtttcttgttttatgtataatgctttagCAATATTGTATGCAGACATAatttgagagagaaagagagagagagaaagagatgtacATCAGTATTGATGTATGCTATTAAGGGCCGTGCTGAGAGATGAATTtgtgtgagaaagagagagagagagagagagagagagagagagagagagagagagagagagagagagagagacaagtaCACCTGTATCGATGCAGGCTACTAAAGGCCGTGCTGAGAGATGAATTTGTAATAAACGCATGGGGCGAACAAGCGAGGTTGTAAATGAAACAAAGGCGACAAGCAGACCTGGCTGTTTCAGGGGACTTACATGGAAACACAG
It includes:
- the cnpy3 gene encoding protein canopy homolog 3, with translation MNVFICVVLAFVSAAIGKKSGDDEWVHLPNKCEVCKFVSIEMKSAFEETGKTKEVIETNYRFLDDKGSPPIKYVKSDIRFIEVMENVCSRIMQYNLHKERDGSNRFAKGMSETFSTLHNLVHKGVKVVMDIPYELWNETSAEVADLKKQCDVMVEQYEEVIEDWYKGNQEEDLTTYLCEKHVLKGQDLGCLQESWSAKKGDTAAIAEDRKKKKGKKNKKSKDGEGSQNKEKKVKKKKKKSKIPETEKSKRKTEEAEYSSDEEIQKKVPLGQDKTEL